The following are from one region of the Vicugna pacos chromosome 9, VicPac4, whole genome shotgun sequence genome:
- the SIGLEC10 gene encoding sialic acid-binding Ig-like lectin 10 isoform X1 translates to MLLPLLLAVLWGGSGALYPKFQLQVPKSVSVQEGLCVVVSCSLITYPQRGWTHATPAHGYWFRNPANTDTDPPVATNKPGQKVQKDTQGRFQLLGNLSQSCSLLIRDVQMEDAASYFFRLERGSYVQYNFKENMFYLEVTDLTQKPEVYIPETLEPGHQVTLICVFNWIFEECPAPTFSWTGAAVSSHGAGPRTSYFSVLTLTPRPQDHGTELTCRVDFSRKGVSTEKTVRLSVAYAPRDLVVSTSRANVSALEPWGNSPHLAVQKGQFLRLLCAADSLPLATLSWALEDRVLSWSHPSGSRTLELVLPGVKAEDAGRYTCQAENRLGAQSRSLDLSVQYAPENLRVVVSQANRTVLENFGNDTSLVVLEGQSLRLLCVTHSNPPARLSWARGGQTLSPSQPSDPGVLELPQIQTEHEGEFTCQAQNPLGSQYLSLSLSVVYPPQLLEPSCSWEDGGLHCSCSSRAQPAPSLRWRLGEGLLEGTLSNASFKVTSSSAGPWANSSLSLSEGLSSGLSLSCEAQNVHGAQSARVLLLPGEKKLISNGVFVAIGLMTLLFLCLIPIAVKTLRKKRTQAETLRSRLSRRSTILDYINVIPKPGLLAQKRKANPSSPSRPPPPDAHPPESRHKQKEPYYVSYSCPGPKASTQDAEYENNQEELHYAVLNFPGHRPWETQGSKDAHSDYAEIQLH, encoded by the exons ATGCTCCTGCCACTACTCTTGGCCGTGCTGTGGGGCG GGTCAGGGGCTCTGTACCCCAAATTCCAGCTGCAAGTGCCGAAGTCCGTGAGTGTGCAGGAAGGCTTGTGCGTGGTCGTGTCCTGCTCCTTGATCACCTATCCTCAAAGAGGCTGGACTCATGCCACCCCAGCTCACGGCTACTGGTTCAGAAACCCGGCCAACACAGACACTGATCCACCAGTGGCCACAAACAAGCCAGGCCAAAAGGTGCAAAAAGACACCCAGGGCCGATTCCAGCTCCTTGGCAATCTCAGCCAGAGTTGCTCTTTGCTGATCAGAGACGTACAGATGGAGGACGCAGCATCGTACTTCTTTCGGTTGGAGAGAGGCAGTTATGTCCAATATAATTTCAAGGAGAACATGTTCTACCTAGAGGTGACAG ACCTGACACAGAAGCCAGAGGTCTACATCCCAGAGACCCTAGAGCCTGGGCACCAGGTGACACTCATCTGTGTGTTTAACTGGATCTTTGAGGAATGCCCAGCCCCTACTTTCTCTTGGACGGGGGCTGCAGTCTCCTCCCATGGAGCCGGGCCAAGAACCTCCTACTTCTCAGTGCTCACCCTCACACCCAGACCCCAGGATCACGGCACTGAGCTCACCTGTCGAGTGGACTTCTCCAGAAAGGGTGTGAGCACAGAGAAGACAGTCCGACTTAGCGTGGCCT ACGCCCCCAGGGACCTGGTTGTCAGCACTTCCCGGGCCAATGTGTCAG CCCTGGAGCCGTGGGGAAACAGCCCACATCTGGCAGTCCAGAAAGGCCAGTTCCTGCGGCTGCTCTGTGCCGCTGATAGCCTGCCCCTCGCcaccctgagctgggccctggaggACAGAGTCCTCTCTTGGTCCCACCCCTCCGGCTCCAGAACCCTGGAGCTGGTGCTGCCCGGGGTGAAGGCTGAGGATGCAGGCCGCTACACCTGCCAAGCCGAGAACAGGCTTGGCGCTCAGAGCCGCAGCCTGGACCTCTCTGTGCAGT ATGCCCCAGAGAACCTGAGAGTGGTGGTCTCCCAAGCAAACAGGACAG tcctggaAAACTTCGGGAATGACACATCCCTTGTGGTCCTGGAGGGCCAAAGCCTGCGTCTGCTCTGTGTCACTCACAGCAACCCCCCAGCCCGGCTGAGCTGGGCCCGAGGGGGACAGACTCTgagcccctcccagccctcagaccCCGGGGTCCTGGAACTGCCTCAGATACAAACAGAGCACGAAGGAGAATTCACCTGCCAAGCTCAGAACCCGCTGGGCTCCCAGtatctctctctgagcctctctgtgGTCT aCCCCCCACAGCTGTTGGAAccctcctgctcctgggaggacGGGGGTCTGCACTGCAGCTGCTCCTCCCGAGCCCAGCCGGCCCCCTCCCTGCGCTggcggctgggggaggggctgctggaggGGACCCTCAGCAACGCCTCCTTCAAGGTCACCTCCAGCTCGGCTGGGCCCTGGGCCAAcagctccctgagcctcagtgagGGGCTCAGCTCTGGCCTCAGCCTCAGCTGCGAGGCTCAGAATGTCCACGGGGCCCAGAGCGCCAGGGTCCTGCTGCTGCCAG gtgaaaagaaacttatCTCCAACGGAGTGTTTGTAGCAATTGGCCTTATGACCCTGCTTTTCCTCTGCCTCATCCCGATCGC CGTGAAGACTTTGCGGAAGAAACGGACCCAGGCAGAG ACTCTGCGGTCCAGACTCTCCCGGAGGAGCACGATTCTGGATTACATCAACGTGATCCCTAAACCCGGCCTCCTA GCTCAGAAACGGAAAGCCAATCCAAGCAGTCCTTCCCGGCCCCCTCCGCCAGATGCTCACCCCCCGGAATCCAGGCACAAGCAGAAGGAGCCCTATTATGTTTCCTACAGTTGTCCAGGACCCAAAGCCTCCACTCAAGATGCAGAGTATGAGAACAACCAAGAGGAGCTCCATTATGCTGTCCTCAACTTTCCAGGCCACAGGCCCTGGGAGACTCAGGGGTCCAAGGATGCCCACTCGGACTATGCAGAAATCCAGCTCCACTGA